The proteins below come from a single Ochotona princeps isolate mOchPri1 chromosome 6, mOchPri1.hap1, whole genome shotgun sequence genomic window:
- the LOC131480510 gene encoding cytochrome P450 1A2-like isoform X2, with product MALTVSLSATELLLASAIFCLVFWVVRARRPQVPKGLKSLPGPWGWPLLGHVLTLGKNPHLALTRLSRRYGDVFQIRLGSTPVVVLSGLNTVKQALVRQADDFKGRPDLYSSSFITNGQSMSFSPDTGPVWAARRRLAQDSLKSFSLASDPVSSNSCYMEEHVSHEAEHLIGKFQELMAKTGRFDPYDHLVSSVANVIGAMLFGRHFPKESEEMLDLVRNSSIFVESASSGNPVDFFPFLRYLPNPTLHKYKHFNNRFLQFLQRTVQEHYQDFDKDSIQDITGALFKHCEKSSTENGGLIPREKITNLVNDIFGAGFDTITTALSWSIMYLVTKPQIQRKIQKELDTVIGRARKPQLSDRPKLPYLEAFILELFRHSSFVPFTIPHRKVWGDPSEFRPERFLTTSGVALNKPLSEKVMLFGMGKRRCIGETLGRWEVFLFLAILLQRLEFSVPPGLPVDLTPIYGLTMKHPHCKHVQATLRFSTQ from the exons ATGGCTCTGACTGTCTCCCTCTCGGCCACGGAgctgctcctggcctctgccatcTTCTGCCTGGTGTTCTGGGTGGTGAGAGCTAGGAGACCTCAGGTCCCCAAAGGCCTGAAGAGTCTGCCAGGGCCCTGGGGATGGCCCCTGCTGGGGCATGTGCTGACCCTGGGCAAGAACCCACACCTGGCGCTGACGCGGCTGAGCCGGCGCTATGGAGATGTGTTTCAGATCCGCCTGGGCTCTACACCCGTTGTGGTGCTCAGTGGCCTGAACACGGTCAAGCAGGCGCTGGTGCGGCAGGCCGACGATTTCAAGGGCCGGCCGGACCTCTACAGCTCCTCCTTCATCACCAATGGCCAGAGCATGTCCTTCAGCCCGGACACGGGGCCCGTGTGGGCTGCCCGCAGGCGCCTGGCCCAGGACTCCCTGAAGAGTTTCTCCCTGGCCTCTGACCCTGTGTCCTCTAACTCCTGCTACATGGAGGAGCATGTGAGCCACGAGGCCGAGCACCTCATTGGCAAGTTCCAGGAGCTGATGGCAAAGACGGGGCGCTTCGACCCCTATGATCACCTGGTATCATCTGTGGCCAACGTCATCGGGGCCATGCTCTTTGGCCGGCACTTCCCCAAGGAGAGCGAGGAGATGCTGGACCTTGTGCGGAACAGCAGTATTTTTGTGGAGTCAGCCTCATCTGGCAACCCTGTGGATTTCTTCCCCTTTCTGCGTTACCTGCCCAATCCCACCCTGCACAAGTACAAGCACTTTAACAACAGGTTCCTGCAGTTCCTGCAGAGAACAGTCCAGGAGCACTATCAGGACTTCGACAAG GACAGCATCCAGGACATCACGGGTGCCCTGTTCAAGCACTGCGAAAAGAGCTCCACAGAAAATGGTGGCCTCATTCCACGGGAGAAGATCACTAACTTGGTCAACGACATCTTCGGAGCTG GGTTCGACACCATCACCACAGCCCTCTCGTGGAGCATCATGTACCTGGTGACAAAGCCCCAGATTCAGAGAAagatccagaaggagctgg ACACTGTGATTGGCAGGGCCCGCAAGCCCCAGCTCTCTGACCGTCCCAAGCTGCCCTACCTGGAGGCCTTTATCCTGGAGCTCTTTCGCCACTCCTCCTTCGTCCCCTTCACCATCCCGCACAG GAAGGTGTGGGGAGATCCATCGGAGTTCCGGCCCGAGCGATTCCTCACCACCAGTGGCGTGGCCCTCAACAAGCCCCTGAGTGAGAAGGTCATGCTGTTCGGCATGGGCAAGCGCAGGTGCATCGGAGAGACCCTGGGCCGCTGGGAGGTCTTCCTCTTCCTGGCCATCCTGCTGCAGCGGCTGGAGTTCAGTGTGCCCCCCGGCCTGCCCGTGGACCTGACCCCCATCTACGGGCTGACCATGAAGCACCCCCACTGCAAGCACGTGCAGGCAACCCTGCGCTTCTCCACccagtga
- the LOC131480510 gene encoding cytochrome P450 1A2-like isoform X1 gives MAMALTVSLSATELLLASAIFCLVFWVVRARRPQVPKGLKSLPGPWGWPLLGHVLTLGKNPHLALTRLSRRYGDVFQIRLGSTPVVVLSGLNTVKQALVRQADDFKGRPDLYSSSFITNGQSMSFSPDTGPVWAARRRLAQDSLKSFSLASDPVSSNSCYMEEHVSHEAEHLIGKFQELMAKTGRFDPYDHLVSSVANVIGAMLFGRHFPKESEEMLDLVRNSSIFVESASSGNPVDFFPFLRYLPNPTLHKYKHFNNRFLQFLQRTVQEHYQDFDKDSIQDITGALFKHCEKSSTENGGLIPREKITNLVNDIFGAGFDTITTALSWSIMYLVTKPQIQRKIQKELDTVIGRARKPQLSDRPKLPYLEAFILELFRHSSFVPFTIPHSTTRDTTLNGFHIPKDSCVFINQWQINHDPKVWGDPSEFRPERFLTTSGVALNKPLSEKVMLFGMGKRRCIGETLGRWEVFLFLAILLQRLEFSVPPGLPVDLTPIYGLTMKHPHCKHVQATLRFSTQ, from the exons ATGGCAATGGCTCTGACTGTCTCCCTCTCGGCCACGGAgctgctcctggcctctgccatcTTCTGCCTGGTGTTCTGGGTGGTGAGAGCTAGGAGACCTCAGGTCCCCAAAGGCCTGAAGAGTCTGCCAGGGCCCTGGGGATGGCCCCTGCTGGGGCATGTGCTGACCCTGGGCAAGAACCCACACCTGGCGCTGACGCGGCTGAGCCGGCGCTATGGAGATGTGTTTCAGATCCGCCTGGGCTCTACACCCGTTGTGGTGCTCAGTGGCCTGAACACGGTCAAGCAGGCGCTGGTGCGGCAGGCCGACGATTTCAAGGGCCGGCCGGACCTCTACAGCTCCTCCTTCATCACCAATGGCCAGAGCATGTCCTTCAGCCCGGACACGGGGCCCGTGTGGGCTGCCCGCAGGCGCCTGGCCCAGGACTCCCTGAAGAGTTTCTCCCTGGCCTCTGACCCTGTGTCCTCTAACTCCTGCTACATGGAGGAGCATGTGAGCCACGAGGCCGAGCACCTCATTGGCAAGTTCCAGGAGCTGATGGCAAAGACGGGGCGCTTCGACCCCTATGATCACCTGGTATCATCTGTGGCCAACGTCATCGGGGCCATGCTCTTTGGCCGGCACTTCCCCAAGGAGAGCGAGGAGATGCTGGACCTTGTGCGGAACAGCAGTATTTTTGTGGAGTCAGCCTCATCTGGCAACCCTGTGGATTTCTTCCCCTTTCTGCGTTACCTGCCCAATCCCACCCTGCACAAGTACAAGCACTTTAACAACAGGTTCCTGCAGTTCCTGCAGAGAACAGTCCAGGAGCACTATCAGGACTTCGACAAG GACAGCATCCAGGACATCACGGGTGCCCTGTTCAAGCACTGCGAAAAGAGCTCCACAGAAAATGGTGGCCTCATTCCACGGGAGAAGATCACTAACTTGGTCAACGACATCTTCGGAGCTG GGTTCGACACCATCACCACAGCCCTCTCGTGGAGCATCATGTACCTGGTGACAAAGCCCCAGATTCAGAGAAagatccagaaggagctgg ACACTGTGATTGGCAGGGCCCGCAAGCCCCAGCTCTCTGACCGTCCCAAGCTGCCCTACCTGGAGGCCTTTATCCTGGAGCTCTTTCGCCACTCCTCCTTCGTCCCCTTCACCATCCCGCACAG CACCACCCGGGACACCACCCTGAATGGCTTCCACATTCCCAAGGACAGCTGCGTTTTCATCAACCAGTGGCAAATCAATCACGACCC GAAGGTGTGGGGAGATCCATCGGAGTTCCGGCCCGAGCGATTCCTCACCACCAGTGGCGTGGCCCTCAACAAGCCCCTGAGTGAGAAGGTCATGCTGTTCGGCATGGGCAAGCGCAGGTGCATCGGAGAGACCCTGGGCCGCTGGGAGGTCTTCCTCTTCCTGGCCATCCTGCTGCAGCGGCTGGAGTTCAGTGTGCCCCCCGGCCTGCCCGTGGACCTGACCCCCATCTACGGGCTGACCATGAAGCACCCCCACTGCAAGCACGTGCAGGCAACCCTGCGCTTCTCCACccagtga